One window of Chloroflexus aggregans DSM 9485 genomic DNA carries:
- a CDS encoding N-carbamoylsarcosine amidohydrolase, translating into MTRFEQLTDDYRQHGLAGRVGFGEQPALLVIDFIKAYTTPGSPLYAAPGVPDAVRASQPVLAAARAAGIPVIYTTVAYAADGRDGGIFVQKVPALRQLTHDSPLVAIVDELRPQAGELVIEKKYASAFFGTHLAATLTALRIDTVIMVGCSTSGCIRASAVDGMQHGFRVIVPRECVGDRAPEPHLANLFDIDGKYGDVVSVNDVLAYLHRRSINASSSPINTEVVE; encoded by the coding sequence ATGACCCGCTTTGAGCAACTTACCGACGACTATCGCCAGCACGGCTTAGCCGGCCGAGTTGGCTTCGGCGAACAGCCGGCACTGCTGGTAATTGACTTCATCAAGGCCTACACCACACCCGGCTCACCATTGTACGCCGCACCCGGCGTGCCGGACGCAGTGCGCGCCAGCCAACCGGTGTTAGCCGCTGCCCGCGCCGCCGGCATTCCTGTCATCTACACCACCGTCGCCTATGCAGCCGATGGTCGCGACGGTGGTATATTCGTACAAAAAGTGCCGGCGCTGCGCCAACTCACCCACGACTCGCCGCTGGTTGCGATTGTTGATGAGCTTCGTCCACAAGCCGGTGAACTGGTGATCGAAAAGAAATACGCCAGTGCCTTCTTCGGTACCCACCTTGCTGCTACGCTGACCGCCCTACGGATCGACACGGTGATCATGGTGGGCTGCTCGACGAGCGGCTGTATCCGTGCCAGTGCGGTCGATGGGATGCAACACGGCTTTCGGGTGATTGTCCCTCGTGAATGTGTCGGTGATCGAGCGCCTGAACCACACCTCGCCAACCTCTTTGATATTGACGGAAAATACGGCGATGTCGTAAGCGTCAACGACGTATTAGCATATCTGCACCGACGCTCCATAAATGCGTCGTCCTCGCCAATCAATACCGAAGTCGTCGAATAG
- a CDS encoding CaiB/BaiF CoA transferase family protein yields MSRQRPPRPLDDIRVLELGAFLAGPFCGQLLADFGAEVIKVEPPGKGDPMREWGRHRYKGRTLWWPVLARNKKSITIDLRTPEGQALVKRIVPHVDMVLENFRPGTLEAWGLGWEELSALNPGLIMIRVSGFGQTGPYRDKAGFGSIGEAMGGIRAITGFPDRPPTRIGVSIGDSLAATFATIGALIALHQRQRNGQGQVVDIGIYEGVLALMESMIPEYQLTGHIRERTGNVLPNVAPSNIYPTAEGSWFVIGANADTIFARLAQAMGQPELATDPRFATHSARGEHQAELDDLIAAWTINYTADQLQAMLDEYGVPAGRIYTAKEMLSDPHFIARQSIIGVHDPELGEIKMQNVVPRLAATPGGIDWTGPALGEHNREVFVDLLRLSEDEVAALQAKRVI; encoded by the coding sequence GTGAGTCGTCAACGTCCACCACGACCACTCGATGATATCCGTGTGTTGGAACTAGGTGCGTTCTTGGCCGGGCCGTTCTGTGGTCAGTTGCTGGCCGATTTCGGGGCTGAGGTGATTAAGGTCGAACCACCCGGTAAGGGCGACCCGATGCGGGAGTGGGGCCGCCATCGTTACAAGGGGCGCACGTTGTGGTGGCCGGTGTTGGCCCGTAATAAGAAGTCGATCACCATCGATCTGCGCACTCCCGAAGGGCAGGCACTGGTCAAACGGATCGTTCCTCACGTTGATATGGTCCTCGAAAACTTCCGTCCCGGTACGCTCGAAGCATGGGGACTGGGTTGGGAAGAGTTGAGCGCACTGAATCCCGGTTTGATCATGATCCGGGTGAGCGGGTTTGGTCAGACTGGCCCGTACCGCGATAAGGCTGGCTTTGGTTCGATCGGCGAGGCGATGGGTGGTATTCGCGCAATTACCGGCTTCCCCGACCGCCCACCCACCCGCATTGGTGTTAGCATCGGCGACTCGCTCGCGGCGACGTTTGCGACGATCGGCGCGCTCATCGCCCTCCACCAGCGCCAGCGCAACGGGCAGGGGCAGGTGGTGGATATCGGGATTTACGAGGGGGTGCTCGCCCTTATGGAGAGCATGATCCCCGAATACCAGTTGACCGGCCATATTCGTGAACGTACCGGCAATGTATTACCGAACGTCGCCCCGTCGAATATCTATCCCACGGCTGAAGGAAGTTGGTTTGTGATCGGTGCCAATGCCGATACGATCTTTGCCCGGCTGGCCCAAGCCATGGGGCAACCCGAATTGGCGACCGATCCCCGCTTCGCCACCCATAGTGCTCGTGGTGAACATCAGGCCGAACTCGACGATCTGATCGCTGCGTGGACGATCAATTACACCGCCGATCAGTTGCAAGCGATGCTGGACGAATATGGAGTACCGGCAGGCCGTATCTACACCGCTAAAGAGATGCTGAGCGATCCCCATTTTATTGCGCGTCAGTCGATCATCGGTGTCCACGATCCCGAATTGGGCGAGATCAAAATGCAGAATGTCGTTCCACGCCTTGCGGCCACACCGGGTGGTATCGATTGGACCGGGCCGGCACTCGGTGAACATAACCGCGAGGTGTTTGTCGATCTACTTAGGTTGAGCGAAGACGAGGTAGCAGCGTTGCAAGCGAAGCGGGTGATTTGA
- a CDS encoding GntR family transcriptional regulator has product MTKLYTSDESSSADQVYQRLRRLLIEGYYPPGTRLIEERLAQDLGVSRTPVRQALVRAAAEGLVQIFPNRGAVARNFTTNDLLEMYDLRALLEGHAAYLAAQHITAAQLERMEAAAAALEASLQQHFDRREDEVHFLVEQNAIFHQTIAEAAGNQRLIAMLNQIVAIPLQFRSFYWYRAEERHISNFFHRSILTALKLGDGDRARAMMREHIFYGRDVLLQSRRTETAASGEE; this is encoded by the coding sequence ATGACTAAATTGTATACATCAGATGAATCATCCTCCGCCGATCAGGTATACCAACGCCTGCGCCGATTGCTGATCGAGGGCTACTACCCACCCGGTACCCGTCTCATCGAGGAGCGCCTAGCCCAAGACCTTGGCGTTAGTCGAACACCGGTGCGACAGGCGCTCGTGCGCGCAGCCGCCGAAGGGTTGGTACAGATCTTTCCCAATCGCGGCGCGGTAGCCCGGAACTTCACAACCAACGATCTGCTCGAGATGTACGATTTACGCGCTTTGCTCGAAGGGCACGCAGCCTATCTTGCCGCTCAGCACATCACAGCGGCACAGTTGGAGCGGATGGAAGCCGCCGCTGCTGCACTCGAGGCTTCGTTACAGCAGCACTTCGACCGTCGTGAAGACGAAGTTCACTTCCTGGTTGAGCAGAACGCCATCTTTCATCAAACCATCGCTGAAGCTGCCGGTAATCAACGCTTGATTGCGATGCTCAACCAGATCGTTGCTATCCCCTTGCAGTTTCGCTCGTTCTATTGGTATCGCGCCGAAGAGCGCCACATCTCCAATTTTTTTCACCGCAGTATCTTGACCGCACTGAAGTTGGGTGACGGTGATCGTGCCCGTGCGATGATGCGTGAACACATTTTCTATGGCCGTGATGTGTTGTTACAGAGCCGGCGCACAGAAACTGCGGCGTCCGGCGAGGAGTAG
- a CDS encoding hydantoinase/oxoprolinase family protein has product MSYRIGVDVGGTFTDLMLFDEESGRYWRHKTPSTPHDPSEAVLAGIAAICQQAEIDPSQVAQIMHGTTVATNVILEGKGARVGLVTTEGFKQILHLARSQTPGPLAGWMIMIKPEPPATLADTREVRERMSARGEVVRPLDEEQAEAVIRELVDSGIESLTISLINSYANPDHERRLKAIAQRIAPNLPVTISYDVLPEFREYERTLTATMNAYVKPKVKTYVHNLDQHLRQQGVQAKLNILRSDAGLMTAETTEENPVYTLLSGPSGGVAGALHIAIRAGYPNILTFDMGGTSTDVSLCMGEPNIARETVLGYFPVKVPSVDVRSVGAGGGSIAHVPALTRALRVGPQSAGAVPGPACYGKGGTEPTVTDANLVCGYLPPRILGGAMQLDVAAAKAAIQKIADATGLGLMEAAEGILRIVNENMFGALRLVSVQRGFDPRQFALMAFGGAGPLHGNALAELLGCYPVIVPPAPGLLCALGDLSADYRDEFARTYIRTVDQVEQAEMVEMLRELGAEAQAMLTGEAIPPARQEIRYFVDMRYYRQGYEMPIAISEAEFEQDLIPLLVQRFNELHDRTYGFMLDSNVEIVNLRAVGIGRVTKVELPEAEPGDPDASVAYTGDHQIYRHGEWITAKLYDRGKLRPGMQIKGPAIITEVDSTTVVLPYHTATVDRYFNLLINRS; this is encoded by the coding sequence ATGAGTTACCGTATTGGAGTCGACGTCGGCGGTACCTTCACCGACCTCATGCTCTTCGACGAAGAGAGCGGGCGCTACTGGCGCCACAAGACCCCTTCTACACCGCATGATCCGTCAGAGGCAGTACTGGCCGGTATCGCGGCGATCTGCCAACAGGCCGAGATTGACCCCTCGCAAGTAGCCCAGATTATGCACGGTACGACCGTCGCGACGAACGTCATTCTTGAGGGCAAGGGGGCGCGCGTCGGTCTCGTTACCACCGAGGGATTCAAGCAGATTCTGCACCTTGCCCGCTCGCAGACACCGGGGCCACTGGCCGGATGGATGATTATGATTAAGCCCGAACCGCCGGCGACCTTAGCCGATACCCGTGAGGTGCGTGAGCGGATGAGTGCCCGTGGTGAAGTGGTTCGCCCACTCGATGAAGAGCAAGCCGAAGCCGTTATCCGTGAGTTGGTCGATTCGGGGATCGAGTCGCTGACGATTTCGCTGATCAATTCGTATGCCAATCCCGACCACGAGCGCCGCCTCAAAGCGATTGCCCAGCGCATTGCCCCCAACCTGCCGGTGACCATCTCGTATGACGTGCTGCCGGAGTTTCGCGAGTATGAGCGCACGCTCACCGCAACCATGAACGCTTATGTCAAACCAAAGGTCAAAACCTACGTTCACAACCTCGATCAGCACTTGCGTCAGCAAGGGGTGCAAGCCAAGCTCAACATTCTTCGCTCGGACGCCGGCCTGATGACCGCCGAGACGACCGAGGAGAACCCGGTCTACACGCTGCTCTCCGGCCCGTCGGGTGGCGTGGCCGGCGCGTTGCACATCGCCATCCGTGCCGGGTATCCCAATATCTTGACCTTCGATATGGGCGGCACTTCGACTGACGTCTCGCTCTGTATGGGTGAACCGAACATCGCCCGCGAGACGGTCCTAGGCTACTTTCCGGTCAAAGTACCCTCGGTTGATGTACGCTCGGTGGGTGCAGGTGGTGGTTCGATCGCTCACGTCCCTGCCCTTACCCGTGCCCTCCGCGTTGGCCCGCAGAGCGCTGGCGCCGTGCCCGGCCCGGCCTGCTACGGCAAAGGCGGCACCGAACCGACCGTTACCGATGCTAATCTGGTCTGCGGCTACCTACCGCCACGAATACTCGGCGGAGCGATGCAGCTCGATGTGGCTGCCGCTAAAGCGGCGATACAGAAGATCGCCGATGCTACCGGTCTTGGTCTGATGGAGGCTGCTGAAGGCATTTTACGCATTGTTAACGAGAATATGTTCGGCGCACTCCGGTTGGTCAGCGTGCAACGCGGCTTCGACCCGCGTCAGTTTGCGTTGATGGCCTTCGGCGGAGCCGGCCCACTTCACGGCAACGCGCTAGCCGAATTGCTCGGTTGCTATCCGGTGATCGTGCCGCCCGCTCCCGGTCTACTCTGCGCGCTCGGTGATCTTAGCGCCGATTATCGCGACGAGTTTGCCCGCACCTACATCCGCACCGTTGATCAGGTCGAACAGGCAGAGATGGTTGAGATGTTGCGCGAACTAGGTGCAGAAGCACAGGCGATGCTGACCGGCGAAGCCATCCCACCGGCCCGCCAAGAGATTCGGTATTTCGTCGATATGCGCTACTACCGCCAAGGCTACGAGATGCCGATTGCGATCAGCGAGGCCGAATTCGAGCAAGACCTGATCCCGCTGCTAGTACAGCGCTTCAATGAGCTGCACGACCGCACCTATGGTTTTATGCTCGACAGCAACGTCGAGATCGTCAATCTGCGCGCAGTGGGCATTGGCCGGGTGACGAAAGTGGAGTTGCCGGAAGCTGAACCGGGCGATCCCGATGCTAGTGTGGCCTACACCGGCGACCACCAAATCTACCGCCACGGTGAATGGATCACGGCCAAACTCTACGACCGCGGTAAACTGCGCCCCGGTATGCAGATCAAAGGGCCGGCTATTATCACCGAAGTTGATAGCACGACAGTGGTGCTGCCCTACCACACCGCAACCGTCGATCGCTACTTCAACCTGTTGATCAATCGCAGCTAA
- a CDS encoding hydantoinase B/oxoprolinase family protein, protein MATNLKIASIPQIEIDPVTLDIIENALKNTRYEMDAVLYRTAMSPVIREQHDQFPMITDPHGRMIVGQFGSYIAGLLDHWDQTIEPGDVILLSDPYLCGGAISHINDLLVMLPIFYGEGEDRELIGWASMFGHAQDVGGPLPGSLPTNATTIFGEGLRLPPVKIYERGKLNRAVLDIMLNNVRQPEMNRADLMAIIASCRTAEKRVIELCDRFGKDVYLAATQALLDRTYRAMKELILRNLPEEPQSFEDYVDDDGLGNGPFKMKLTIWREGHEAYFDWTGTDPQAMGPINFYLNESMFKMFIGVYLIMVFDPQILFNDGFYPLLHVTMPKGSLIQPEFPAALGCRTHALTRLFDVLGGALAKRAPEFTTAAGYGTSPYLLYSGYDKDGEFFYLMEINYGGIPGRPIGDGMDGHSWWPLFTNIPTEYLESYYPIRIERYTSIMDSGGAGFHRGGNGIEKIYTFLEPGEISIHDDRWLTPPWGNVGGKPGSRSTKILVRTDGTRKVLPSKCDQIAVEPGDQLIYRTAGGGGWKDPLTRPPEAVQRDVRYGLVSREKALNDYGVVLTDTLDIDLAATEAKRAELAAARGEIKGFDFGPPLEELLTNAEAETGLPAPRKPQPVRWAMARAARRERMAQPVKQHEVTAD, encoded by the coding sequence ATGGCAACCAACCTCAAGATTGCGTCGATTCCCCAGATCGAGATCGATCCGGTGACGCTCGATATTATCGAGAATGCGCTCAAGAATACCCGCTACGAAATGGACGCCGTCCTCTACCGCACGGCGATGAGTCCGGTGATCCGCGAACAGCACGATCAGTTTCCGATGATTACCGACCCGCACGGGCGGATGATCGTCGGCCAGTTCGGTTCGTATATCGCCGGTCTCCTTGACCATTGGGATCAGACCATCGAACCCGGTGACGTGATTTTGCTCTCCGATCCGTACCTCTGTGGCGGCGCGATCAGCCACATCAACGACCTACTGGTAATGTTGCCGATCTTTTACGGCGAGGGTGAAGATCGCGAACTGATCGGCTGGGCCAGTATGTTCGGCCATGCCCAAGATGTGGGTGGTCCACTGCCCGGATCGCTGCCAACCAACGCCACCACCATCTTCGGCGAAGGGTTGCGGCTGCCACCGGTTAAGATTTACGAACGCGGCAAACTCAACCGAGCCGTGCTCGACATCATGCTTAACAACGTCCGCCAGCCCGAAATGAACCGCGCCGACCTGATGGCGATCATCGCCAGTTGCCGCACCGCCGAAAAGCGGGTCATCGAGCTGTGCGACCGCTTCGGCAAAGATGTCTACCTGGCGGCTACCCAAGCCCTGCTCGACCGCACCTATCGGGCGATGAAGGAGCTGATCCTGCGCAACCTGCCCGAAGAGCCACAGTCGTTTGAAGATTATGTTGATGACGACGGGTTGGGCAACGGGCCGTTCAAGATGAAGCTGACGATCTGGCGCGAGGGTCATGAAGCCTACTTTGACTGGACGGGCACCGACCCGCAGGCGATGGGGCCGATCAACTTCTACCTCAACGAATCGATGTTCAAAATGTTCATCGGCGTCTACCTGATTATGGTTTTTGACCCGCAAATCCTGTTCAACGACGGCTTCTACCCGCTGCTGCATGTCACTATGCCCAAAGGCAGCCTTATCCAGCCGGAGTTTCCGGCTGCACTGGGATGCCGCACCCATGCTCTCACCCGCCTCTTCGACGTGCTCGGCGGTGCGCTGGCCAAACGTGCGCCCGAGTTCACGACTGCTGCCGGCTATGGCACCTCGCCCTACCTGCTCTATTCCGGTTACGATAAGGACGGTGAATTCTTCTATCTGATGGAGATCAACTACGGTGGTATTCCCGGTCGTCCGATTGGCGACGGAATGGACGGACACTCGTGGTGGCCGCTCTTTACCAACATTCCCACCGAATACCTTGAGAGCTACTATCCGATCCGGATCGAACGCTACACCAGTATTATGGACTCAGGTGGCGCCGGCTTCCACCGCGGCGGCAACGGCATCGAGAAGATCTATACCTTCCTCGAACCGGGAGAAATCTCGATCCACGATGACCGCTGGCTGACGCCGCCGTGGGGCAACGTCGGCGGTAAGCCGGGTAGTCGGTCAACGAAGATTCTCGTGCGTACCGATGGCACACGCAAGGTACTGCCCAGCAAGTGCGACCAAATTGCGGTCGAGCCAGGTGATCAATTGATCTACCGCACTGCCGGTGGCGGCGGTTGGAAAGACCCGCTTACCCGCCCACCGGAGGCCGTGCAGCGTGATGTGCGCTACGGGTTGGTCAGCCGCGAGAAGGCCCTGAATGACTATGGCGTCGTCCTGACCGACACGTTAGACATCGACCTGGCTGCTACCGAAGCCAAACGCGCCGAGCTGGCTGCTGCCCGTGGCGAAATCAAAGGCTTCGACTTCGGACCGCCGCTGGAAGAGTTGCTGACCAATGCCGAAGCCGAAACCGGCTTGCCGGCACCGCGTAAACCGCAACCGGTGCGATGGGCGATGGCCCGCGCTGCCCGTCGTGAGCGTATGGCGCAACCTGTCAAGCAACACGAAGTCACAGCCGACTAG
- a CDS encoding glycosyltransferase family 2 protein yields MATARPPISVVIPTYHALRYLPACLSAVQAQLRPYDEIVLVDNHSRDRAGAWVRAHLPAVRVLDRPYNAGFAGGVNAGIAVARGDLILLINDDALAEPGCVEALWQALAMSPAAGWAAGVLTFSRQPNIIAGAGIRFQADGIATDRDLGLPVSALPSQPQPVFGASGGLALLRRSMLDDIGLFADFFSYLEDADLAWRARLRGWECVLAPHARARHVYSATAGVASPLKQRLLGRNRLRMIIRCLPTPLLVACLPSILAYDGMVLAYAALRRQPALIAGRLMALAEVPTLLRQRRVIQDRRTATIPALARWIEPPAGPLTTWRLQRRLARLTQPATT; encoded by the coding sequence ATGGCTACTGCCCGCCCCCCCATCTCGGTGGTCATCCCCACCTATCACGCCCTGCGCTACCTGCCGGCCTGCCTCAGCGCGGTGCAGGCACAGTTGCGCCCGTATGACGAAATTGTACTGGTCGACAACCACTCCCGTGATCGGGCCGGTGCGTGGGTGCGCGCACATCTGCCGGCGGTACGGGTGCTTGATCGACCGTACAACGCCGGTTTTGCCGGCGGGGTGAATGCCGGTATTGCTGTAGCGCGGGGCGATCTCATCCTGCTGATCAACGATGACGCACTGGCCGAGCCGGGGTGTGTGGAAGCGTTGTGGCAGGCCCTGGCGATGTCGCCGGCAGCAGGGTGGGCTGCCGGCGTGTTAACCTTTAGTCGTCAACCGAATATTATCGCCGGAGCCGGTATTCGTTTTCAGGCCGATGGCATTGCTACCGATCGTGACCTTGGCCTGCCGGTTAGCGCATTACCATCGCAACCGCAGCCGGTGTTTGGGGCGAGTGGTGGTTTAGCGTTATTACGCCGGTCAATGCTTGATGATATCGGTCTCTTCGCCGATTTTTTTAGCTATCTCGAAGACGCCGATCTGGCGTGGCGGGCGCGGTTACGTGGTTGGGAGTGTGTCTTGGCGCCGCATGCTCGTGCGCGCCATGTCTATTCGGCGACGGCCGGTGTCGCTAGCCCGCTAAAGCAACGCTTGCTCGGACGTAACCGACTTCGCATGATTATCAGATGCCTACCCACGCCGTTGCTGGTAGCCTGTTTGCCGTCGATCCTCGCCTACGATGGTATGGTTCTCGCCTACGCTGCTTTGCGCCGCCAACCGGCCCTCATCGCCGGGCGGCTGATGGCTCTGGCCGAAGTGCCAACGCTCTTGCGCCAACGTCGCGTTATTCAGGATCGGCGCACGGCTACCATTCCTGCACTCGCACGCTGGATCGAGCCGCCGGCTGGCCCGCTAACTACGTGGCGCCTCCAACGCCGGCTTGCCAGACTAACGCAACCGGCTACAACTTAA
- a CDS encoding hydroxymethylglutaryl-CoA lyase: MEAVTIIDVAPRDGLQNEPEVLEVATRVALIERLLAAGVPRVEIGSFVNPRQVPQMAGAAEIARLLTERGHHLAERTTNDAFRFTALVPNQRGYELAADAGLRHVRLVLAASDGLNQANFKRTTAESLAEFSQLALRIYRDGLAFGVTIGAAFGCPFDGYVSPERVISIAEHAADLGANEIIFADTTGMAVPTQVAMLCKLAIHRLPHVTLTIHLHNTRNTGYANAFAAWQAGIRSFDAAVGGIGGCPFAPRAVGNIASEDLVHMFNGIGVPTGIDLPTLLHTSDWLSTTLGRPLPALTGKAGPVYTYVTMATHHTT; this comes from the coding sequence ATGGAAGCGGTGACGATCATTGATGTCGCGCCTCGCGATGGCCTGCAGAATGAGCCTGAGGTGCTAGAGGTGGCAACGCGGGTTGCGCTAATCGAGCGCCTGCTTGCTGCCGGTGTGCCACGGGTTGAGATCGGTTCGTTCGTCAATCCACGACAGGTGCCGCAAATGGCCGGCGCTGCGGAGATTGCGCGCCTGCTCACCGAGCGAGGGCATCATCTGGCTGAGCGCACCACGAACGATGCGTTTCGCTTCACCGCACTTGTCCCTAATCAACGCGGCTACGAGTTGGCGGCTGATGCCGGTCTGCGTCACGTTCGTTTGGTGCTGGCTGCCAGTGACGGGTTGAATCAGGCCAACTTCAAACGCACGACTGCCGAATCGCTAGCCGAGTTTAGTCAACTCGCCTTACGTATCTACCGCGACGGCCTTGCATTTGGCGTCACCATCGGTGCGGCGTTTGGCTGTCCATTTGATGGCTACGTCTCTCCTGAACGGGTCATTTCAATTGCCGAACATGCCGCCGATCTCGGTGCCAACGAGATTATTTTCGCCGACACCACCGGTATGGCCGTGCCGACACAGGTAGCAATGTTGTGCAAGCTGGCAATACATCGGTTGCCGCACGTCACCCTCACAATCCATCTCCACAATACGCGCAATACCGGCTACGCCAACGCCTTTGCCGCATGGCAGGCCGGTATCCGTTCATTCGACGCGGCAGTAGGTGGGATCGGTGGCTGCCCGTTTGCCCCCCGTGCCGTCGGCAATATTGCCAGTGAGGATTTGGTTCACATGTTCAACGGTATCGGTGTACCCACCGGGATCGACCTGCCGACTCTTTTGCATACCTCTGATTGGCTGAGTACAACCCTCGGTCGACCACTACCGGCCCTCACCGGTAAGGCCGGCCCGGTCTATACCTATGTCACTATGGCGACACATCACACGACCTAG